Proteins co-encoded in one Spirosoma endbachense genomic window:
- a CDS encoding response regulator transcription factor, whose amino-acid sequence MPTVLLIEDEAALGMIVRDSLEVRGFTVRYAANGDEGLTLFRQERPDIIVADVMMPQMDGFTLVEQIRKVDTDIPVLFLTARSQTADVVRGFELGGNDYLKKPFSLDELIVRINALLRRALAPQLPVQPVSDFLPIGRYQFDPPKQKLVFDSHEVLLSYREAELLRRLYEQRNQVLERTVVLMEIWGDDSFFNGRSLDVFITRLRRHLREDPQIQIVNIRGIGYKLII is encoded by the coding sequence ATGCCAACCGTTCTATTAATTGAAGATGAGGCCGCTCTTGGCATGATCGTCCGCGATAGTCTCGAAGTACGTGGTTTTACGGTCCGTTATGCTGCCAATGGCGACGAAGGTCTGACGCTATTTCGGCAGGAACGGCCCGATATCATCGTAGCTGATGTTATGATGCCTCAAATGGACGGATTTACCTTGGTTGAACAAATTCGCAAAGTTGACACCGATATACCGGTTTTGTTTCTGACAGCCCGCTCACAGACAGCCGATGTGGTGCGTGGCTTCGAGCTGGGTGGTAACGATTACCTCAAAAAACCATTTAGTCTCGACGAATTGATCGTCCGTATCAATGCGCTACTCCGACGTGCGCTGGCTCCGCAATTGCCCGTTCAGCCGGTATCTGATTTTTTACCGATTGGCCGCTATCAGTTTGACCCGCCCAAGCAAAAATTAGTCTTTGATAGTCACGAAGTTTTGCTTTCGTACCGGGAAGCCGAGCTGCTCCGACGGCTCTATGAGCAGCGAAACCAGGTGTTGGAACGAACTGTCGTTCTGATGGAGATATGGGGCGATGACTCTTTCTTCAATGGTCGTAGCCTGGACGTATTTATTACGCGGCTTAGGCGTCACCTCCGCGAAGACCCTCAGATACAGATTGTCAATATTCGTGGCATTGGCTATAAACTGATCATCTAA
- a CDS encoding xylulokinase, with amino-acid sequence MYFLGFDLGSSSVKACLVNAESGTAVASAFFPETEMAIEAPLPGFAEQQPENWWKNACLASKAVLKKANVQPGDVKAIGISYQMHGLVVVDKDFTVLRPSIIWCDSRAVSFGNRAFDDLGHDRTLQHLLNSPGNFTAAKLAWVKANEPDVYAQVHKFMLPGDYLAARMTGDIVTTASGLSEGVFWDFQEDQPAKFLLDYFGFDSGLIPTIKPTFAPQGELSASAAAELGLSAGTPITYRAGDQPNNAFSLNVLEPGQIAATAGTSGVVYGVSDQISYDPKSRVNTFLHVSHTPQTPRYGVLMCVNGTGILNSWLRNQVLGRSIGYDEMNVLAHEAPIGADGLLCLPFGNGAERILENADLGASFHGLQLTRHGLPHFIRAAQEGIVFALYYGIQIMESVGVGLQTIRAGEANMFLSPLFRDTLANLTGASIELYNTDGAQGAARGAGIGLGYYKSATEAFAGLHIVRTIEPDMRAQEAYRDTYGRWLEVLQQND; translated from the coding sequence ATGTATTTCCTTGGCTTCGACCTGGGCAGCTCGTCCGTTAAAGCGTGTTTAGTTAATGCCGAAAGCGGCACTGCCGTTGCTTCGGCATTTTTTCCTGAAACCGAAATGGCGATCGAAGCCCCTCTACCGGGTTTCGCCGAACAACAACCCGAAAACTGGTGGAAAAATGCCTGTCTGGCCAGTAAAGCCGTTCTGAAAAAGGCCAATGTTCAACCCGGCGATGTAAAAGCTATCGGTATTTCCTATCAGATGCACGGGCTGGTTGTTGTCGACAAAGATTTTACTGTCTTACGCCCATCCATCATCTGGTGCGACAGCCGGGCCGTTTCCTTCGGCAATCGTGCGTTCGACGATCTTGGCCATGATCGTACGCTTCAACATCTGCTCAATTCACCGGGCAACTTCACGGCGGCCAAACTCGCCTGGGTAAAAGCAAATGAACCCGATGTATACGCTCAGGTGCATAAATTTATGCTTCCTGGTGATTATCTGGCCGCCCGCATGACTGGCGATATTGTAACAACAGCTTCGGGCTTGTCGGAAGGCGTGTTCTGGGATTTTCAGGAGGACCAGCCAGCCAAATTCTTACTCGATTATTTTGGTTTCGATTCAGGTCTAATTCCAACGATCAAACCAACATTTGCTCCCCAAGGTGAGTTAAGTGCGTCGGCAGCAGCCGAACTTGGCCTCTCTGCCGGAACGCCCATTACCTATCGCGCTGGCGATCAACCCAACAATGCCTTCTCACTGAACGTACTGGAGCCAGGTCAGATCGCAGCCACTGCCGGGACCTCGGGCGTAGTCTATGGCGTTAGCGACCAGATTAGTTACGATCCGAAATCACGGGTCAACACTTTTCTGCACGTAAGCCATACACCCCAGACACCTCGTTACGGTGTGTTGATGTGCGTAAACGGAACAGGCATTCTCAACAGTTGGCTACGCAACCAGGTATTAGGTCGCAGCATTGGCTACGATGAGATGAATGTTCTGGCTCATGAAGCCCCTATCGGTGCTGACGGGTTGCTATGCCTGCCTTTTGGTAATGGAGCCGAGCGTATTCTTGAAAACGCCGACTTAGGCGCTTCATTTCATGGTCTGCAATTAACCCGGCATGGCTTACCGCATTTCATCCGTGCTGCTCAGGAAGGGATCGTATTTGCGTTATATTATGGTATCCAGATCATGGAAAGCGTGGGCGTGGGTTTACAGACGATCAGAGCGGGTGAGGCTAATATGTTCCTGAGCCCTCTTTTCCGCGACACACTCGCCAACCTGACCGGTGCGTCTATCGAACTTTACAACACCGATGGCGCACAAGGTGCAGCCCGAGGAGCCGGTATAGGATTGGGTTATTATAAAAGTGCCACCGAAGCCTTTGCAGGTCTGCACATTGTCCGCACCATTGAGCCAGACATGCGGGCGCAGGAGGCCTACCGCGATACGTATGGGCGATGGCTGGAGGTATTACAACAAAATGATTAA
- a CDS encoding Fic family protein: protein MGKIEPTPTYQSYIDYFQDFIKKGRLDVHAALYQKGIIRKINDDYLYWSDVKYKVPTEYKDVLAPIDLWSIVKEDRLHNRRYFEVGHEGFYFTKTDSLEQQLHEFDLHLAGAPGKQTTAASEVDKHQYLIGSIMEESIASSQIEGAITSRIVAKEMLRKKRPPRNMSERMIVNNYLTIQYIIDIRKDSLTSNNLMELHRLMTADTLDNPEESGRIRSHDTIYVVDAINGDIIHTPPSPSSLSTFIDDLCRFFNDETPDFFVHPVVKASIIHFLIGYFHPFTDGNGRTARALFYWYLLRKGYWLTEYLSISRVIM, encoded by the coding sequence ATGGGAAAAATAGAGCCGACGCCAACCTATCAATCATATATAGACTACTTTCAGGACTTTATTAAAAAAGGGCGTCTAGATGTTCATGCAGCGCTGTATCAGAAGGGTATTATTCGAAAAATTAACGATGACTATCTGTATTGGAGCGATGTAAAATATAAGGTTCCAACAGAATATAAAGATGTCTTGGCACCGATAGATCTTTGGTCTATCGTTAAGGAAGACCGTTTACATAATAGGCGTTATTTCGAAGTTGGCCACGAAGGATTCTATTTTACAAAGACTGATTCGCTGGAACAGCAATTACACGAGTTTGACCTTCATCTGGCGGGCGCGCCTGGTAAACAAACAACGGCTGCTAGTGAAGTGGATAAACACCAGTATCTGATCGGATCGATCATGGAGGAGTCGATTGCATCCAGCCAGATCGAAGGGGCTATAACATCACGGATAGTAGCTAAAGAAATGCTTCGCAAAAAGCGCCCGCCAAGAAATATGTCGGAGCGAATGATTGTCAATAATTATTTAACCATTCAATACATTATTGACATAAGAAAAGATTCTTTAACCAGTAACAATTTAATGGAATTACATCGGCTAATGACGGCTGATACACTAGACAATCCGGAAGAGTCAGGTCGAATTCGATCACACGATACGATTTATGTGGTCGACGCTATTAATGGAGACATTATTCATACTCCTCCATCTCCTTCATCACTGTCAACATTTATTGATGATCTATGCCGATTTTTCAACGATGAAACACCTGATTTTTTTGTACATCCAGTAGTTAAAGCAAGTATTATCCATTTCTTGATTGGCTATTTTCATCCTTTTACGGATGGCAATGGTCGAACAGCCAGGGCCTTATTTTATTGGTATCTATTGCGCAAGGGCTACTGGCTAACCGAATACTTATCTATTTCCAGAGTCATCATGTAG
- a CDS encoding glycosyltransferase family 4 protein, whose translation MPSLFIDAERLRDLNSGLGQVCLHLGHELVRQRPDSWNITFLVPKGQSGVFGNTVNYIEASWRQKLWISGKFDVWHCLHQDSMYLPLRSKLILTIYDLNFLERADYSVDKKARKLARLQRKINRAALLTAGSAYTASVVREHLRIPQTLPLKVVYTGVAVDPAKTPAELPSDLAIRSFTDSPFFLFVGVIHPKKNVHTLLPLLEAFPDYRLVLAGPDRHPYAEHIREQAQKLGVADRLLMPGSVDESTKLWLYAHCEAFLFPSLSEGFGLPVAEAMTFGKPVFISNLTSLPEVGGKEAYYFDNFEPESMAKLIHDGLHDFGQNELRQERLRRRGAGFSWPTVAGDYWKLYEGLIAGRV comes from the coding sequence ATGCCTTCTCTTTTTATCGATGCCGAGCGTTTGCGCGACCTGAATAGCGGCCTTGGGCAGGTATGTCTGCATCTTGGCCATGAACTTGTTCGCCAGCGCCCCGACTCATGGAATATAACATTTCTGGTACCGAAAGGTCAAAGTGGTGTTTTCGGAAATACAGTGAATTACATTGAAGCATCGTGGCGGCAGAAGCTATGGATTTCCGGAAAATTTGATGTCTGGCACTGTCTCCATCAGGATTCGATGTATTTGCCATTGCGGTCAAAGCTGATTCTGACAATTTATGATCTCAATTTTCTGGAGCGGGCTGATTATTCCGTCGATAAAAAGGCGCGTAAACTGGCTCGTCTTCAGCGTAAAATTAACCGGGCTGCGTTGTTAACGGCTGGATCGGCCTACACAGCCTCGGTGGTGCGGGAGCATTTGCGAATTCCGCAAACATTGCCGCTGAAAGTCGTCTATACCGGTGTTGCTGTCGATCCTGCTAAAACACCTGCTGAACTACCATCCGATTTAGCCATTCGTTCCTTTACCGATTCGCCCTTTTTTCTGTTCGTGGGCGTTATTCATCCCAAGAAAAACGTTCACACGCTTCTGCCGTTACTCGAGGCATTTCCCGATTATCGGCTCGTGTTAGCTGGGCCCGACCGACATCCTTACGCGGAACACATTCGCGAACAGGCTCAGAAACTAGGCGTTGCCGACCGACTGCTGATGCCCGGATCGGTGGACGAATCAACCAAATTGTGGCTATATGCGCACTGTGAAGCGTTTTTGTTTCCATCGTTGTCGGAAGGGTTTGGCTTGCCTGTTGCGGAAGCCATGACGTTTGGGAAACCGGTATTCATTTCTAATCTGACGAGCTTACCCGAAGTTGGGGGCAAAGAAGCGTACTACTTTGACAACTTCGAACCGGAAAGTATGGCTAAACTCATCCATGATGGTTTGCATGACTTTGGGCAAAATGAGCTTCGGCAGGAGCGATTGCGCAGGCGGGGTGCCGGATTTAGCTGGCCAACCGTGGCCGGGGATTACTGGAAGCTGTATGAAGGGTTGATAGCTGGAAGGGTTTGA
- a CDS encoding bifunctional heptose 7-phosphate kinase/heptose 1-phosphate adenyltransferase, whose amino-acid sequence MSPVLDMTIDELFDQFDKLRVLIIGDVMLDSYVWGHVERISPEAPVPVVTVDRRELRLGGAGNVLLNVQALGAEAIICSVIGTDEPGDRLIGQLNERNLNCDGLIRSNERITTIKERIIASSQQVVRVDTETDRYITSEERNQLIAKAKELIPTCHVIIFEDYDKGVLSKEAIAEITDFANEQGVPTVVDPKKRNFLSYQNTTLFKPNLKELREGLKLEFDVDNAEEFQAAVEELKDRLNVKGALITLSERGVFIDFNGEKCQLPAHIRKIADVSGAGDTVISIAACCVALKQSASIIAGLSNLGGGLVCESVGVVPIDKAQLKEEAKESL is encoded by the coding sequence ATGAGTCCGGTCCTGGATATGACCATTGACGAACTGTTCGACCAATTCGATAAACTGCGCGTCCTGATTATTGGCGATGTAATGCTCGATTCTTATGTGTGGGGGCATGTTGAGCGCATTTCTCCCGAAGCGCCTGTGCCTGTTGTAACCGTCGACCGGCGCGAACTTCGGCTTGGCGGAGCCGGTAATGTGTTACTGAACGTTCAGGCATTAGGGGCCGAAGCGATCATTTGTTCGGTCATTGGAACCGACGAACCCGGCGACCGACTTATTGGGCAACTCAATGAACGGAACCTCAACTGTGATGGACTCATCCGCAGTAACGAACGAATTACAACGATTAAAGAGCGCATTATTGCCAGCTCACAACAGGTTGTGCGTGTAGATACCGAAACCGATAGATACATCACCAGCGAGGAACGGAATCAGTTGATAGCCAAGGCTAAAGAGCTGATTCCGACCTGTCACGTTATTATTTTTGAGGATTACGATAAAGGGGTATTGAGTAAAGAAGCCATCGCCGAAATCACGGACTTTGCCAACGAGCAGGGAGTGCCTACAGTGGTTGATCCGAAAAAGCGAAACTTCCTGTCCTACCAAAACACGACGCTGTTTAAACCTAACCTGAAAGAACTACGCGAAGGATTGAAACTTGAATTCGATGTAGATAATGCCGAAGAGTTTCAGGCGGCTGTCGAGGAATTAAAAGACAGGCTTAATGTAAAGGGGGCCTTAATTACGCTTTCTGAGCGAGGTGTATTTATTGATTTCAACGGCGAAAAATGCCAGTTGCCAGCTCACATTCGTAAGATTGCCGACGTGTCGGGCGCGGGCGATACGGTTATCAGTATTGCAGCCTGCTGTGTGGCTTTGAAGCAATCGGCCAGCATTATTGCCGGATTGTCGAATCTGGGCGGTGGACTGGTTTGTGAATCAGTAGGTGTTGTACCGATTGATAAGGCCCAATTGAAAGAAGAAGCAAAAGAGAGCTTGTAG
- a CDS encoding DeoR family transcriptional regulator translates to MHYQVKTLSRAYDELKKYIDRKNQEKRQLLILQRQEKLSPRQAQIVEWLRQDPNSILSIKEVETRLGVSNQTARNDIRMLVQARFLEELPINGKERHYIRGERLTGEV, encoded by the coding sequence GTGCACTATCAGGTAAAAACGCTCAGTCGGGCGTATGATGAACTGAAGAAATACATTGATCGGAAAAATCAGGAAAAACGCCAATTACTCATTCTGCAACGCCAGGAAAAGTTATCGCCCCGTCAAGCCCAGATTGTTGAATGGCTGAGGCAAGACCCTAACAGTATATTATCTATTAAGGAAGTAGAGACACGATTAGGGGTTTCAAATCAAACGGCCAGGAATGATATTCGTATGTTAGTACAGGCAAGATTTCTGGAAGAGTTGCCTATTAATGGTAAGGAAAGGCACTACATTCGGGGAGAACGTTTAACGGGGGAAGTGTAA
- a CDS encoding sensor histidine kinase, producing MNRRIRSIFWLMTACIVGINAFQAYWLWKNYQIDRQQFSQTVQDALFQVLEQQQVGEARRLLGKKLQGSKALADSHSSRIIIRQYGSENQQTRVFFYDQPDSLSKKPKAGKQPAKRLIVTYNTNQQRPDNLPPLPADSIARRISSLVMLNWAGGKKLNLLKLKSDYCTELLRRAIDTDFQLDTITIHPRHGTSDVLIFKNDGQQSGPDNRLQTSPLPINPVQNLFVRASFTAPSFYLLRRMGWLLGGSLLLLLLTTGCFLFMLSTIMRQKKLSEVKNDFINNMTHELKTPIATVTAAIEALQNFGALNDPQRTQTYLAISQTNLQRLSDLVEKVLNLAVEEKRELTLRPELVNLAELAHDLITNHQLRAPKPIAFIADIPAETSVLVDRVHFGNALNNLIDNAINYSRDQVHIRLAFRQNRDGWQLSVVDDGIGILKTYQSAIFDRFFRVPTGNLHTVKGFGLGLAYVRQVVERHGGHIQVQSEPGKGSEFILLFTNH from the coding sequence ATGAATCGGCGAATTCGTTCTATTTTCTGGCTAATGACGGCCTGCATTGTGGGCATCAATGCATTCCAGGCTTACTGGCTATGGAAAAACTACCAAATTGACCGGCAGCAATTCAGTCAGACGGTTCAGGACGCCTTGTTTCAGGTGCTGGAACAACAGCAGGTTGGTGAAGCCCGACGACTGCTTGGCAAAAAGCTTCAGGGCAGTAAAGCCCTCGCCGATAGCCATAGTTCACGCATCATTATACGCCAGTATGGCTCCGAAAACCAACAGACCCGCGTATTCTTCTACGATCAGCCAGACAGCCTGTCAAAAAAGCCAAAAGCTGGCAAACAACCCGCTAAACGGCTGATCGTTACGTATAATACCAATCAGCAACGACCCGATAACTTACCCCCCTTACCGGCCGATTCAATCGCCCGCCGAATCTCCAGTCTGGTCATGCTCAATTGGGCTGGCGGCAAAAAACTGAACCTGCTTAAACTGAAAAGCGACTACTGCACCGAACTTCTCCGACGCGCGATCGACACTGACTTTCAACTCGATACAATCACCATTCATCCACGTCATGGCACTAGCGATGTGTTGATCTTTAAAAATGATGGGCAGCAATCGGGTCCAGACAATAGGCTTCAAACGTCACCATTGCCGATCAATCCCGTTCAGAATCTCTTCGTACGGGCGTCATTTACGGCACCGAGTTTTTACCTTCTGCGCCGAATGGGCTGGCTGTTGGGTGGTTCACTGCTCCTGTTGTTGCTCACAACGGGTTGTTTCCTGTTTATGTTGTCGACGATCATGCGACAAAAAAAGCTGTCGGAAGTAAAAAACGACTTCATCAATAACATGACGCACGAACTGAAAACGCCAATCGCTACCGTAACGGCAGCGATTGAAGCACTCCAGAATTTCGGCGCGCTGAACGATCCACAACGAACACAAACCTATCTGGCTATCTCCCAGACTAACCTTCAACGGCTTTCTGACCTGGTCGAGAAAGTTCTGAATCTGGCCGTCGAAGAAAAACGTGAGCTTACGCTCCGGCCCGAGTTGGTCAACCTGGCCGAATTAGCGCACGATCTGATTACGAACCATCAGCTTCGTGCGCCCAAACCGATTGCATTTATTGCCGATATACCAGCAGAAACATCAGTGCTGGTCGACCGTGTACATTTTGGCAATGCACTCAATAACCTGATCGATAATGCTATAAATTACTCACGCGATCAGGTTCATATCCGGCTGGCGTTTCGTCAGAATAGAGATGGTTGGCAACTGTCGGTTGTCGACGATGGCATTGGCATCTTAAAAACCTACCAGTCGGCTATTTTTGACCGTTTCTTTCGCGTGCCGACCGGCAATTTGCATACTGTCAAAGGATTTGGCCTAGGATTGGCCTATGTTCGACAAGTGGTTGAGCGACACGGAGGTCACATTCAGGTACAAAGCGAACCAGGAAAAGGAAGCGAATTTATTTTACTGTTCACCAATCATTGA
- a CDS encoding ligand-binding sensor domain-containing protein has protein sequence MQSGLIYHRLSGLFVLLLILACGVSAWAQALVVPQPEAITFRQGLPQAFVPSIIQDHQGFIWMATRDGLCRYDGNNFKVFQPRADGKPGITSSSLFGLSLDPQGRIWIFSDQSDIDILDPLREKFTSFSRQPAFKKMFGRDIIDAHYIDRQGRLWLSFLSNKVVCIDPATNQYRHYKRPGNLPTFSAFLQDKQGTIWMSNRSGLYRLDQRIDRFVPYTLPDNDVIV, from the coding sequence ATGCAATCGGGTTTGATTTATCATCGGCTATCGGGATTATTTGTACTTCTACTTATTTTAGCTTGTGGAGTGTCTGCCTGGGCGCAGGCTTTAGTAGTGCCACAACCCGAGGCAATAACCTTTCGCCAGGGTTTACCACAGGCTTTTGTTCCATCGATCATACAAGACCACCAGGGATTTATCTGGATGGCTACACGTGATGGATTATGTCGTTACGATGGCAACAACTTTAAAGTATTTCAGCCCCGAGCCGACGGAAAGCCAGGGATTACATCATCCAGTCTTTTCGGATTAAGCCTCGATCCACAAGGTCGTATCTGGATATTCAGCGATCAGAGCGACATTGATATTCTTGATCCTTTACGTGAGAAATTTACGAGCTTTTCGCGGCAACCTGCTTTCAAAAAGATGTTTGGTCGTGATATTATCGATGCGCATTATATAGACAGGCAAGGACGTTTGTGGCTTAGTTTTCTTTCAAATAAGGTCGTGTGTATCGATCCAGCCACGAATCAATACAGGCATTACAAACGTCCTGGCAATTTACCAACATTCAGCGCCTTTCTGCAAGATAAACAAGGCACAATATGGATGTCCAACAGATCAGGTTTATACCGACTTGACCAGCGTATAGATCGTTTCGTTCCCTATACACTGCCCGACAATGATGTCATAGTATAG
- the hemE gene encoding uroporphyrinogen decarboxylase, whose translation MTLQNDLLLRTARGELTERVPVWMMRQAGRVLPQYRAVREQAGSFITLAKTPELAAEVTIQPVDAFDVDAAIIFSDILVVPEAMGLPYEMIESRGPVFPSTVRTLADLSRLRVADAESDLGYVLDAIKLTKKELNGRVPLIGFAGAPFTIFCYMTEGKGSKTFSVAKKLLYTDPDFAHALLQQITDSTIGYLQAQIRAGADLVQIFDSWAGILSPEQYRTFSLPYIKQICDLITDAPITVFAKGAFFARHDIGQLSCDVVGLDWNMDPHESRQLIPDRVLQGNLDPCVLYADFAQIRAEVKQMFNSFGHQHYIANLGHGIYPDTDPDKARCFVDAVKEM comes from the coding sequence ATGACTTTACAGAATGACTTGCTACTCCGGACTGCTCGGGGTGAATTGACGGAACGAGTTCCGGTCTGGATGATGCGGCAGGCAGGCCGGGTACTGCCTCAATATCGGGCTGTTCGGGAGCAGGCCGGGAGCTTTATTACGTTGGCGAAAACCCCCGAACTGGCCGCTGAAGTGACGATTCAGCCAGTCGATGCATTCGACGTAGATGCGGCCATTATTTTCTCCGACATTCTGGTCGTGCCCGAAGCGATGGGGCTTCCGTATGAGATGATCGAAAGTCGGGGGCCGGTATTTCCATCGACCGTCCGCACGTTGGCTGACTTGAGCCGTTTGCGGGTTGCCGATGCCGAAAGTGATCTGGGCTACGTATTGGATGCAATCAAGCTGACCAAAAAAGAGCTGAATGGACGTGTCCCGCTGATCGGTTTTGCAGGTGCGCCATTCACCATTTTTTGCTACATGACCGAAGGAAAAGGCTCTAAAACGTTTTCGGTTGCCAAGAAACTTCTCTATACCGATCCCGACTTCGCCCATGCGCTCCTTCAGCAAATTACCGACAGTACGATTGGTTATTTGCAGGCGCAGATACGGGCAGGGGCCGATCTGGTCCAGATTTTCGACTCCTGGGCGGGCATTCTGTCGCCGGAACAATACCGTACCTTCTCTCTGCCTTACATCAAACAGATTTGCGATCTGATAACGGATGCCCCAATAACAGTCTTCGCCAAAGGAGCCTTTTTTGCCCGACATGATATTGGGCAGTTGAGTTGCGACGTGGTCGGCCTGGACTGGAATATGGACCCGCATGAATCGCGTCAATTAATTCCGGATCGTGTCCTTCAGGGCAACCTCGACCCTTGTGTACTTTACGCCGATTTTGCCCAGATTCGGGCTGAAGTGAAGCAGATGTTCAATTCCTTTGGTCATCAGCATTACATTGCCAACCTGGGGCACGGCATTTACCCCGACACCGACCCCGACAAAGCACGGTGTTTTGTTGATGCCGTGAAAGAAATGTAA